One window from the genome of Dasypus novemcinctus isolate mDasNov1 chromosome 26, mDasNov1.1.hap2, whole genome shotgun sequence encodes:
- the SS18L2 gene encoding SS18-like protein 2 has translation MSLAFVPDWLRGKAKVNQETIQRLLEENDQLIRCIVEYQNKGRANECVQYQHVLHRNLIFLATIADASPTSTSKPME, from the exons ATGTCGCTGGCCTTTGTACCAGACTGGCTGCGGGGCAAGGCTAAAGTCAACCAAGAGACTATCCAGCGG CTCCTGGAGGAGAACGACCAGCTGATCCGCTGTATCGTGGAGTATCAGAACAAGGGCCGGGCGAACGAGTGCGTCCA GTACCAGCATGTGTTACACAGAAATCTCATTTTTTTGGCTACCATCGCAGATGCCAGCCCCACCAGCACTTCAAAACCGATGGAATAA